One stretch of Juglans microcarpa x Juglans regia isolate MS1-56 chromosome 3D, Jm3101_v1.0, whole genome shotgun sequence DNA includes these proteins:
- the LOC121256235 gene encoding non-specific lipid transfer protein GPI-anchored 1-like has protein sequence MKAQSHIVTLFSFLFFLLFCGLVCKVGAADFANKCSQDFEKVVQCLNYVTGKAQTPTKECCSSVTEIRDSNPVCLCYFIQQTHNGSEQIKNLGVQETKLLQLPTACNLKNASISNCPKLLGLSPTSPDAAIFSPNASTATPITNPSTGTPSSADEANVGDRLEPHLVGLMAMAFITIFLFALIPVGSASSTYIHSQG, from the exons atgaaagctcAATCTCATATCGTCACCCTCTtctcgtttttgtttttcttgttgttCTGCGGTTTAGTTTGTAAGGTTGGAGCGGCGGATTTTGCCAACAAGTGTAGCCAGGATTTCGAGAAGGTGGTGCAGTGCCTGAACTACGTGACGGGAAAAGCACAGACGCCGACGAAGGAGTGCTGCTCTTCGGTGACGGAAATAAGGGACAGTAACCCGGTGTGCTTGTGTTACTTTATCCAGCAGACTCACAATGGTAGCGAGCAGATCAAGAATTTGGGCGTCCAAGAGACTAAGCTGCTTCAGCTTCCTACTGCATGCAACTTGAAAAACGCAAGCATTAGTAATTGCCCCA AGCTGCTTGGACTATCACCTACCTCCCCAGACGCTGCAATCTTTTCACCAAATGCTTCAACAGCGACGCCCATTACTAATCCATCGACAGGCACACCATCGTCGGCTGATGAGGCGAATGTTGGAGACAGGCTTGAACCCCACTTGGTTGGCTTGATGGCTATGGCTTTTATAACCATCTTTCTCTTTGCATTAATCCCAGTTGGGTCTGCCTCCTCCACTTATATTCACTCACAAGGATGA